A single genomic interval of Daucus carota subsp. sativus chromosome 1, DH1 v3.0, whole genome shotgun sequence harbors:
- the LOC108199037 gene encoding acetylajmalan esterase yields the protein MHDIWTISDISSAVNRIILRNMAKAFFFVLMMTLTSFSVACHAQVSDASVNLLKNCRFNKIFQFGDSLSDTGNIAIEVPNIISAKLPYGFMSNFSKPTGRCSNGLLMIDYIAKAAGLPYLHPYMNRNAHFKHGINFAVASSTAMSVEDLAKRNITVNDKTSNSSLQVQIDWMSDFLATYCMPGRDCESKLKMALFMMGETGGNDVNAALLNRKSDKEIKALFPAVVETIMNATRQIIKFGARTIVIPGNLPIGCLPVYLAMYGTKGAAHDKNHCLRRLNHLAIHYNRHLQNGISRLRAERPGVKIIYGDLYNAFEWLIDHAPALGFDEDSLLIACCGAGGKYHVGGFAKFCGSRGVSVCSNPDGHLNWDGVHPTQKANKYLSSWLIKDMLPKLDCPSS from the exons ATGCATGATATTTGGACTATATCTGACATATCATCTGCAGTGAACAGAATCATACTGAGAAATATGGCTAAAGCATTTTTCTTCGTCTTGATGATGACTCTAACTTCATTTTCTGTAGCTTGTCATGCACAAGTGAGTGATGCCTCGGTGAATCTCTTGAAGAATTGCAGATTTAATAAGATATTTCAGTTCGGAGATTCTCTTTCGGACACGGGAAATATAGCCATTGAGGTTCCCAACATCATTTCGGCCAAGCTGCCTTATGGTTTCATGTCTAATTTCTCCAAGCCCACCGGCCGGTGCTCAAACGGTCTCCTTATGATCGACTACATTG CAAAGGCAGCAGGACTTCCGTATCTGCATCCGTATATGAATCGAAATGCACATTTTAAACATGGAATAAATTTTGCTGTGGCCAGCTCTACTGCAATGTCAGTGGAAGATCTGGCCAAGAGAAATATTACTGTAAATGATAAGACTAGTAATAGTTCTCTCCAAGTGCAGATCGATTGGATGTCTGATTTTCTCGCGACTTATTGCATGCCTGGACGag ATTGTGAATCCAAGCTCAAAATGGCCTTGTTTATGATGGGAGAGACCGGAGGAAATGACGTGAATGCTGCTCTGTTGAATAGAAAGTCGGATAAAGAAATTAAGGCCCTCTTTCCAGCCGTTGTGGAAACCATAATGAACGCGACCAGG CAAATTATCAAGTTTGGGGCACGGACGATTGTGATTCCAGGAAACCTTCCAATTGGTTGTTTGCCGGTTTATCTAGCAATGTATGGAACCAAAGGCGCTGCACATGACAAAAATCATTGCCTGAGGAGGCTAAACCACCTAGCCATTCATTACAACAGGCATTTGCAAAATGGAATTAGTCGGTTGAGAGCTGAGCGCCCAGGCGTCAAAATAATATATGGGGACCTTTATAATGCATTTGAATGGCTTATTGATCATGCTCCAGCTCTAG GTTTTGATGAAGATTCATTGCTGATAGCTTGTTGCGGAGCTGGGGGGAAATACCATGTCGGAGGATTTGCAAAATTTTGTGGATCACGAGGAGTTTCAGTGTGTTCGAATCCAGATGGACACTTAAACTGGGATGGAGTTCATCCAACACAAAAAGCAAACAAGTATTTGTCATCATGGCTTATTAAAGACATGTTACCAAAGCTGGATTGCCCTTCATCTTGA
- the LOC108198220 gene encoding acetylajmalan esterase, whose amino-acid sequence MASTKKLSIFYLLMLVSSLSLSNATFISQQARRMYVDASLFMFRNCQFEKIYQFGDSMSDTGNIVIENHKKEASNRLPYGETFFGRPTGRNSNGLLMIDYIAWAAGLSLLNPFNDKKANFDSGVNFAVAGSTATSVEKLEAQHIPGNITTTHSLDVQVRWMDEYLAKFCKGDADCGDKLKNSLFMVGETGGNDYNYALMARKTIKEIKATVSQEVVDTIINGTRRLISRGARKLIVPGNFPVGCLPIYLTLFQTKNSTFDEHGCLKEYNELSMYHNTKLKDALDQLQEEAPYTTIVYGDYYNAYLWVYTHAKDLGFKSLQKACCGIGGKYNVGFGKMCGDPGVPVCPDPNNHLNWDGVHPTQQTNMFLATWLITNMLPSLDCY is encoded by the exons ATGGCTTCCACAAAGAAATTGTCGATTTTTTACTTGCTTAtgcttgtttcttcattatcttTATCGAATGCAACATTCATAAGCCAGCAAGCCCGGAGAATGTACGTGGATGCCTCATTGTTCATGTTCCGAAATTGTCAGTTCGAAAAGATTTATCAGTTCGGAGATTCCATGTCTGATACTGGAAATATCGTTATTGAGAATCACAAAAAGGAAGCTTCAAATAGACTGCCCTATGGTGAAACTTTCTTTGGGAGACCTACTGGTCGCAACTCAAATGGTTTACTCATGATCGACTACATtg CATGGGCGGCTGGTCTTTCGTTGTTGAATCCGTTCAATGACAAAAAGGCCAATTTTGACTCTGGAGTCAATTTCGCGGTAGCTGGTTCAACTGCAACTTCAGTTGAGAAATTGGAAGCCCAACACATTCCTGGGAATATCACGACTACTCATTCTCTCGATGTCCAAGTTAGATGGATGGACGAATATCTTGCCAAATTTTGCAAAGGCGATGCAG ATTGCGGTGATAAGCTTAAGAATTCTTTGTTCATGGTGGGAGAGACGGGGGGAAATGACtacaattatgctctgatggcgaGGAAAACTATCAAAGAAATTAAAGCCACTGTGTCACAGGAGGTGGTAGACACCATAATAAATGGTACAAGG AGACTAATTAGTCGTGGGGCACGGAAGTTGATTGTACCTGGGAATTTCCCAGTAGGCTGTTTACCGATTTACCTAACTCTTTTCCAAACCAAAAACTCGACGTTTGATGAGCATGGTTGCTTGAAGGAGTACAATGAACTTTCCATGTACCACAATACGAAGCTAAAAGATGCACTAGATCAGTTGCAAGAAGAAGCCCCGTACACGACTATAGTATATGGAGATTACTACAATGCCTATCTGTGGGTTTACACACATGCGAAAGATCTAG GTTTTAAATCATTGCAAAAGGCTTGTTGTGGAATTGGCGGTAAATATAATGTGGGGTTTGGAAAAATGTGTGGTGACCCGGGTGTTCCGGTGTGCCCTGATCCAAATAATCACCTGAACTGGGATGGTGTTCATCCGACACAACAAACAAATATGTTTCTGGCGACTTGGCTCATCACTAACATGTTACCTTCTTTAGATTGTTATTAA
- the LOC108205012 gene encoding dormancy-associated protein homolog 3, which translates to MSLLDQLWDDTVAGPRPDSGLGKLRKQSSLGFLSVNSADVNKVSDGGNMRSGGDTPARVTRSITILKPPVVGDQSETPPASPAGSTTPNSPFSRGGSFQFRRRSVLETYEKASGIGFKSPRPPYDI; encoded by the exons ATGAGCTTACTTGATCAGCTCTGGGACGACACTGTCGCCGGTCCTCGCCCGGATTCCGGCCTCGGAAAGCTTCGTAAACAGTCCAGCTTAGGCTTTTTATCCGTCAACTCTGCCGACGTTAACAAGG TATCGGACGGTGGGAATATGAGATCAGGCGGGGATACTCCGGCGAGAGTTACGCGAAGCATAACGATTCTGAAGCCGCCTGTAGTCGGAGATCAGAGTGAGACGCCGCCAGCTTCGCCGGCAGGATCTACAACTCCGAATTCTCCGTTTTCGA GAGGAGGGTCCTTCCAATTCCGTAGAAGGTCCGTGTTGGAAACCTATGAGAAAGCAAGCGGAATCGGATTCAAGAGCCCTCGTCCTCCTTATGACATATGA
- the LOC108195901 gene encoding folate-binding protein 1, translated as MSSINTILWLLLLASFDLLLSYASDSPNGVCSSMGGRFPPYTIKGKPPRRVNKGPKDLTLCRMFRKRTCCDVTQTHPAFLTIRKLASTGEASEDCLQLWELLECSVCDPEVGVRSGPPLVCSTFCDRVYEACSNAYFSMDVSTQVLAPCGVNDFVCGRASEWISNGSELCRASGFSVKPLYDKQERSCYGGKSSLDAIADAWKPSRYKDVHQTKNSGVAKGLQQWVREVLSNEKVSWAVAGMVLTAGVLFKSRRKRRRQHQIQAAIQRNARKIDRNLKPKSPDGQTNRIGSRR; from the exons ATGAGTTCCATTAACACCATACTTTGGCTACTGCTCCTTGCTTCATTTGATCTTTTACTCTCCTATGCATCTG ATAGCCCGAATGGAGTTTGTAGTTCTATGGGTGGCCGGTTTCCTCCATACACAATCAAAGGCAAACCTCCCAGGAGAGTTAACAAGGGCCCCAAAGATTTGACCCTTTGCAGGATGTTCCGTAAAAGGACTTGTTGTGATGTGACACAAACACATCCAGCATTCCTGACCATAAGGAAACTAGCTTCTACAGGGGAAGCAAGTGAAGATTGCCTTCAGTTGTGGGAATTACTGGAGTGTTCTGTCTGTGACCCAGAAGTTGGTGTACGATCTGGCCCTCCTCTTGTATGTTCTACGTTCTGTGATAGAGTGTACGAGGCATGCTCTAATGCATATTTTTCAATGGATGTGAGCACACAG GTTTTAGCACCTTGTGGAGTGAACGACTTCGTTTGTGGGAGGGCTTCTGAGTGGATTTCTAATGGCTCTGAGCTTTGTCGTGCATCTGGTTTTTCAGTGAAGCCGCTGTATGATAAACAAGAGAGATCTTGTTATGGTGGGAAATCAAGTCTAGATGCCATCGCTGATGCATGGAAGCCCTCAAGATATAAAGATGTGCATCAAACCAAAAATTCTGGGGTAGCAAAAGGTTTGCAGCAGTGGGTGAGGGAAGTGCTATCTAACGAAAAAGTTTCATGGGCAGTGGCAGGAATGGTTCTTACTGCAGGGGTTTTGTTCAAAAG TAGAAGGAAGAGACGGCGGCAACACCAGATACAAGCTGCAATTCAGCGGAACGCAAGGAAAATTGACCGAAACCTGAAGCCAAAATCCCCTGATGGTCAAACAAATAGAATAGGTAGTCGGAGATGA
- the LOC108195785 gene encoding serine/threonine-protein phosphatase PP1, whose amino-acid sequence MTTIEATMEQGVLDDILRRLLEGRGAGKQVQLMEGEIRQLCVNARNIFLSQPALLHIHAPIRICGDIHGQYQDLLRLFEYGGTPPETSYLFLGDYVDRGKQSLETICLLLAYKIRYPDRVHLLRGNHEDAKINRIYGFYDECKRRFNVRLWKIFTDCFNCLPIAALIDEKIFCMHGGLSPELENVNQIEAIERPTEIPESGLLCDLLWSDPDPSIEGWADSDRGVSCTFGSDVVVDFLDKNGLDLICRGHQVVEDGYEFFCRRRLVTIFSAPNYGGEFDNAGALLSVNESLMCSFEILKPLEQPKNSKMPLKKPPKLGP is encoded by the exons ATGACAACAATAGAAGCGACGATGGAACAAGGCGTATTGGATGATATACTAAGGAGATTATTGGAAGGCAGAGGTGCAGGAAAACAGGTTCAGCTTATGGAGGGTGAGATCCGCCAGCTATGCGTCAATGCTCGCAATATATTCCTATCTCAGCCTGCTCTTCTCCATATACATGCCCCTATCCGTATCTgcg GTGATATCCATGGACAATACCAAGACCTACTGAGGCTGTTCGAATACGGAGGCACTCCTCCTGAAACAAGCTATCTTTTTCTTGGGGATTATGTGGACAGAGGCAAGCAAAGCCTGGAAACCATATGCCTTCTTTTAGCTTACAAGATAAGATATCCAGATCGCGTACACCTCTTAAGGGGTAATCATGAAGATGCAAAAATCAACAGAATATATGGGTTTTATGATGAATGCAAAAGGCGATTCAACGTTAGACTCTGGAAGATATTCACAGACTGCTTCAATTGCTTGCCTATTGCTGCACTCATTGATGAAAAGATATTTTGCATGCATGGAGGACTTTCTCCTGAGCTAGAAAATGTGAATCAAATAGAGGCCATTGAGAGGCCTACTGAAATTCCTGAATCTGGTCTATTATGTGATCTGCTCTGGTCAGATCCTGATCCTAGCATTGAGGGGTGGGCAGATAGCGACCGAGGTGTTTCATGCACATTTGGATCTGACGTTGTCGTTGATTTTTTGGACAAGAATGGCCTCGATCTGATTTGTCGCGGTCATCAG GTGGTGGAAGATGGATACGAATTCTTTTGTAGACGAAGACTAGTCACAATATTTTCTGCTCCAAACTACGGGGGTGAGTTTGACAATGCAGGGGCTCTGCTAAGTGTGAACGAATCCTTGATGTGTTCTTTTGAAATACTGAAGCCATTAGAGCAGCCAAAAAATTCGAAGATGCCTCTTAAAAAG CCCCCAAAACTCGGACCATAA